From Streptomyces sp. TLI_053, a single genomic window includes:
- a CDS encoding SRPBCC family protein — protein sequence MAEHTRSSITIDATPATVMAVIADFAAYPAWTGEVKEIEVLETADDGRAAQVRLVLDAGAIRDEHVLAYTWDGDRECAWTLVRSQMLRSLDGSYALAPLGADRTEVTYQLAVDVKIPMLGMIKRKAEKVIIDRALAGLKKRVEDTAAGTAG from the coding sequence ATGGCGGAGCACACCAGGTCGAGCATCACCATCGACGCGACCCCGGCGACGGTCATGGCCGTGATCGCCGACTTCGCCGCCTACCCGGCCTGGACCGGCGAGGTCAAGGAGATCGAGGTCCTGGAGACCGCCGACGACGGCCGCGCCGCCCAGGTCCGCCTGGTCCTCGACGCCGGTGCCATCCGCGACGAGCACGTCCTCGCCTACACCTGGGACGGCGACCGCGAGTGCGCCTGGACCCTGGTGCGCAGCCAGATGCTCCGCTCGCTCGACGGCTCCTACGCCCTGGCCCCGCTCGGCGCCGACCGCACCGAGGTCACCTACCAGCTCGCGGTGGACGTCAAGATCCCGATGCTCGGCATGATCAAGCGCAAGGCCGAGAAGGTCATCATCGACCGGGCCCTGGCCGGCCTGAAGAAGCGGGTCGAGGACACCGCCGCGGGCACGGCGGGCTGA
- a CDS encoding AMP-dependent synthetase/ligase, translating into MLDFSLPALYQVPSGGNLSDLVHQNAERHPDVAVLSRKVDGQWQELTAAQFQVEVRAAAKGLIAAGVAPGDRVGVMSRTRYEWTLLDFAIWTAGAITVPVYETSSAEQVEWILGDSGAVAVFTETDTHTAVVAEVRDRLPELRHTWQIEGPALAALAESGREVTDATVTERRLVADADSIATIVYTSGTTGRPKGCQLTHGNFMAECGNVVERLAPLFRTGESSVLLFLPLAHVLARIAEIAPAMAPIKLGHVSDIRDVTAELAAFRPTLILGVPRVFEKVYNTARAKAQADGKGKIFDKAADTAIAYSRALDAGGAGLLLKLKHAVFDKLVYSKLRAALGGRATHAISGGAPLGERLGHFYRGIGFTVLEGYGLTETCAATAFNPWDKPKIGTVGQPVPGAAVRIAEDGEVFFKGPHVFTGYWNNPQATADTLKDGWIATGDIGSLDDEGYLTITGRKKEIIVTAGGKNVAPAVIEDRIRAHALVGEVMVVGDRKPFVACLITVDEDFFPNWKQLNGKPAGATVADLREDPDLLAALQQAVDDGNAAVSQAEAVKKFRLLDTVFSEESGHLTPSLKLKRNVVLKDYAADVEAIYRK; encoded by the coding sequence TTGCTCGACTTCAGCCTTCCGGCCCTCTACCAGGTACCGAGCGGCGGTAACCTCTCCGACCTCGTGCACCAGAACGCCGAGCGGCACCCCGATGTCGCGGTGCTCAGCCGCAAGGTGGACGGCCAGTGGCAGGAGTTGACCGCCGCCCAGTTCCAGGTCGAGGTCCGGGCGGCCGCGAAGGGCCTGATCGCCGCCGGTGTCGCGCCGGGCGACCGGGTGGGCGTCATGTCCCGCACCCGGTACGAGTGGACGCTGCTGGACTTCGCGATCTGGACCGCCGGCGCGATCACGGTGCCGGTGTACGAGACCTCCTCCGCCGAGCAGGTCGAGTGGATCCTCGGCGACTCCGGGGCGGTCGCGGTGTTCACCGAGACCGACACCCACACCGCCGTGGTCGCGGAGGTCCGGGACCGGCTGCCGGAGCTGCGGCACACCTGGCAGATCGAGGGCCCGGCGCTCGCCGCGCTGGCGGAGTCGGGCCGCGAGGTCACCGACGCCACCGTCACCGAGCGCCGCTTGGTGGCCGACGCCGACTCGATCGCCACCATCGTGTACACCTCGGGCACCACCGGTCGCCCGAAGGGCTGCCAGCTGACCCACGGCAACTTCATGGCCGAGTGCGGCAACGTGGTGGAGCGCCTGGCCCCGCTGTTCCGCACCGGCGAGAGCTCCGTCCTGCTCTTCCTGCCGCTGGCCCACGTGCTCGCCCGGATCGCCGAGATCGCCCCGGCGATGGCCCCGATCAAGCTCGGCCACGTCTCCGACATCCGGGACGTCACCGCCGAACTGGCCGCCTTCCGGCCGACGCTCATCCTGGGTGTGCCCCGGGTCTTCGAGAAGGTCTACAACACCGCCCGGGCCAAGGCGCAGGCGGACGGCAAGGGCAAGATCTTCGACAAGGCCGCCGACACCGCGATCGCCTACAGCCGGGCGCTGGACGCGGGCGGCGCGGGCCTGCTGCTCAAGCTCAAGCACGCCGTCTTCGACAAGCTGGTCTACAGCAAGCTGCGGGCCGCGCTCGGCGGCCGGGCCACCCACGCGATCTCCGGCGGCGCCCCGCTGGGCGAGCGGCTCGGGCACTTCTACCGGGGCATCGGCTTCACCGTGCTGGAGGGCTACGGCCTGACCGAGACCTGCGCGGCAACCGCCTTCAACCCCTGGGACAAGCCGAAGATCGGTACGGTCGGCCAGCCGGTCCCCGGCGCCGCCGTCCGGATCGCCGAGGACGGCGAGGTGTTCTTCAAGGGACCGCACGTCTTCACCGGCTACTGGAACAACCCGCAGGCCACCGCCGACACCCTGAAGGACGGCTGGATCGCCACCGGGGACATCGGCTCGCTGGACGACGAGGGCTATCTGACCATCACCGGCCGCAAGAAGGAGATCATCGTCACCGCGGGCGGCAAGAACGTCGCCCCGGCCGTGATCGAGGACCGGATCCGGGCGCACGCCCTGGTCGGCGAGGTCATGGTGGTCGGCGACCGCAAGCCCTTCGTGGCCTGTCTGATCACCGTCGACGAGGACTTCTTCCCGAACTGGAAGCAGCTCAACGGCAAGCCCGCCGGGGCCACGGTGGCCGACCTGCGCGAGGACCCGGACCTGCTGGCCGCGCTGCAGCAGGCCGTGGACGACGGCAACGCGGCGGTCTCGCAGGCCGAGGCGGTGAAGAAGTTCCGGCTGCTCGACACCGTCTTCTCCGAGGAGAGCGGCCATCTGACGCCCTCGCTCAAGCTCAAGCGCAACGTCGTGCTGAAGGACTACGCGGCCGACGTCGAGGCGATCTACCGCAAGTAG
- a CDS encoding C40 family peptidase, protein MTAHRRSPLSGAHTLARALVLTAAATTALGVATGGTAQAAPGAPDAPANRKDVKAQVEQLYDEAEQASERFNAAQEAQQRLQHETGTLQQQIAVSQDELNQLRGDLATVAGAEYRGGGMAQTVQLMLSTDPEGYLSRARTLDQAAERQNETLHEVLGRQRVLDQRRAEASAKLAELEQTRKALADGKQQIQQRLARAQRLLNSLGATERARLAAQDAREAEQRATRGTDRLDLGTTPPASERGGAALAAAVRMIGSPYVYGSTGPKAFDCSGLMYYSWRQAGVTLPRTSQAQAYAGRRVGISEARPGDLVIFYRDMHHVGMYAGGGVIVHAPYPGARVRYESVNAMPVSGVIRL, encoded by the coding sequence ATGACCGCGCACCGCCGTTCCCCGCTGTCAGGTGCTCACACGCTCGCCCGGGCGCTGGTGCTCACCGCGGCGGCCACCACCGCGCTGGGCGTGGCGACCGGCGGCACCGCGCAGGCGGCTCCCGGCGCGCCCGACGCCCCGGCGAACCGCAAGGACGTCAAGGCCCAGGTCGAGCAGCTCTACGACGAGGCCGAGCAGGCCTCGGAGCGCTTCAACGCCGCCCAGGAGGCCCAGCAGCGGCTCCAGCACGAGACCGGCACGCTCCAGCAGCAGATCGCCGTCTCCCAGGACGAGCTCAACCAGCTGCGCGGCGACCTCGCCACCGTGGCCGGCGCGGAGTACCGGGGCGGCGGCATGGCGCAGACCGTCCAGCTGATGCTCTCCACCGACCCGGAGGGCTACCTCTCCCGGGCCCGCACCCTCGACCAGGCCGCCGAGCGGCAGAACGAGACCCTGCACGAGGTGCTGGGCCGTCAGCGGGTGCTCGACCAGCGTCGGGCCGAGGCCTCGGCGAAGCTCGCCGAGCTGGAACAGACCCGCAAGGCGCTGGCCGACGGCAAGCAGCAGATCCAGCAGCGGCTCGCCAGGGCGCAGCGGCTGCTCAACAGCCTCGGCGCCACCGAACGCGCCCGGCTCGCCGCCCAGGACGCCCGCGAGGCCGAGCAGCGCGCCACCCGCGGCACCGACCGGCTCGACCTCGGCACCACCCCGCCCGCCTCCGAACGCGGCGGCGCCGCGCTGGCCGCCGCGGTGCGGATGATCGGCTCGCCCTACGTCTACGGATCCACCGGGCCCAAGGCGTTCGACTGCTCCGGTCTGATGTACTACAGCTGGCGGCAGGCGGGAGTGACCCTGCCGCGCACCTCGCAGGCCCAGGCGTACGCCGGCCGGCGGGTCGGCATCTCCGAAGCACGGCCGGGAGACCTGGTGATCTTCTACCGGGACATGCACCACGTCGGGATGTACGCCGGCGGCGGGGTGATCGTACACGCCCCCTACCCGGGTGCCCGGGTGCGCTACGAGAGCGTCAACGCCATGCCGGTCTCGGGGGTGATCCGGCTCTGA
- a CDS encoding DUF5304 family protein, translated as MTTTDRTEPTAEHPFGPELGPLVDEVRRFASVVGEKAQEASAETLISLAGLADRLREKQPEVYGHLAAAGTGLAAAGAELLAAYRAAVVGHEHRWTAGEPARAERVDLDDAAEGPSAKQ; from the coding sequence ATGACCACCACCGACCGGACCGAGCCCACCGCCGAGCACCCGTTCGGGCCGGAACTGGGCCCGCTGGTGGACGAGGTGCGCCGGTTCGCCTCCGTCGTCGGCGAGAAGGCCCAGGAGGCGAGCGCCGAGACCCTGATCTCGCTGGCCGGGCTCGCCGACCGGCTGCGCGAGAAGCAGCCCGAGGTGTACGGGCACCTCGCCGCCGCCGGTACCGGTCTGGCCGCCGCCGGTGCCGAGCTGCTGGCCGCCTACCGGGCCGCCGTGGTCGGTCACGAGCACCGCTGGACCGCCGGGGAGCCGGCCCGCGCCGAACGGGTGGACCTCGACGACGCAGCTGAGGGACCGTCCGCCAAGCAGTGA
- a CDS encoding ROK family glucokinase, with the protein MALTIGVDVGGTKIAAGVVDEAGEILARTRVPTPADPQWAVDAIAQAVRELKEQFPDVTAAGIGAPGFVDRERSTVIFAPNIAWEDEPLRGRVEELTGLPAVVENDANCAAWAEYRFGAAAGHSDMVLITVGTGIGGGLVLDGRLHRGRFGVAGEIGHLNMVPDGLPCGCGGRGCWEQYGSGRALRRYGRERAAEDAVRGKRMLELNDGVAETIRGIHITQAAEEGDPLALECYAELADWLGRGMADLAALFDPAVFVLGGGVSDSGRLLLDPVAKAFEHYLTGGVHRPRAEVVLASTGSAAGIAGAADLARTV; encoded by the coding sequence ATGGCTCTGACCATCGGCGTCGACGTCGGCGGGACCAAGATCGCGGCAGGCGTGGTCGACGAGGCCGGCGAGATCCTGGCCCGGACCAGGGTGCCCACCCCGGCCGACCCGCAGTGGGCGGTCGACGCCATCGCGCAGGCCGTGCGCGAACTCAAGGAGCAGTTCCCCGACGTGACCGCGGCGGGCATCGGAGCCCCGGGCTTCGTCGACCGCGAGCGTTCGACGGTGATCTTCGCCCCCAACATCGCCTGGGAGGACGAGCCCCTGCGCGGCCGGGTCGAGGAGCTGACCGGCCTGCCGGCGGTGGTCGAGAACGACGCCAACTGCGCCGCCTGGGCCGAGTACCGCTTCGGTGCCGCGGCCGGCCACAGCGACATGGTGCTGATCACCGTCGGCACCGGCATCGGCGGCGGCCTCGTCCTGGACGGCCGGCTGCACCGGGGCCGGTTCGGCGTGGCCGGCGAGATCGGCCACCTCAACATGGTCCCGGACGGCCTGCCCTGCGGCTGCGGCGGCCGGGGCTGCTGGGAGCAGTACGGCTCCGGTCGCGCCCTGCGCCGGTACGGCCGGGAGCGCGCCGCCGAGGACGCCGTGCGCGGCAAGCGGATGCTGGAGCTCAACGACGGCGTCGCCGAGACCATCCGCGGCATCCACATCACCCAGGCCGCCGAGGAGGGCGACCCGCTCGCCCTGGAGTGCTACGCCGAGCTGGCCGACTGGCTGGGCCGGGGGATGGCCGACCTCGCGGCGCTCTTCGACCCGGCCGTGTTCGTCCTCGGCGGCGGCGTCTCCGACTCCGGCCGGCTGCTGCTCGACCCGGTCGCCAAGGCCTTCGAGCACTACCTGACCGGCGGGGTGCACCGCCCGCGGGCCGAGGTGGTGCTCGCCTCGACCGGTTCGGCCGCCGGGATCGCCGGCGCGGCCGACCTGGCCCGGACGGTGTGA
- a CDS encoding glycosyltransferase family 87 protein has translation MELAPATESGTPSGAEGSGTALAVRREPVQRTTRPSGRSGALLALGASWVATRTLLLLLVTGVLRMPGGDITADVWLIYHGWYGVLQTGTFPLDDVTWQYPPGAALVILLPGLLPWSYLVSFWVICGIADALAMGLLVRTGLRRGRALTGAWVWVAGVPLLGPMIYNRYDVIVTAIAVAGLLALIRRPAIGGLLLGLGGIVKIWPLLGLIGTPSGRRTRRSWTAAAATTASIGFLLAAGMNGAFEFLTFQKDRGIEVESVGALPIHFARIAGSWDGKVMMNYGSVEMLGPWVPLVSKVMLAGTVLGFGWLLLWRFTARRRNAATMYDAALAALLIFTVTSRVISPQYLVWLVGAAAVCLTVRGTSQRPVALLILAATPLTLVEFPLVFGDVVASRPGAIAVLTARNVLLLVATVLSCVRLWRSTRRTDRVPATVVLPRAEPVPAVSFSVRPGIAYEQDLLDGMDRPAAPAAPGERR, from the coding sequence GTGGAGTTGGCCCCGGCCACCGAGTCCGGTACACCCAGCGGCGCCGAGGGCTCCGGCACGGCGCTCGCCGTGCGCCGCGAGCCCGTGCAGCGCACCACGCGCCCCTCCGGCCGTTCCGGCGCGCTGCTGGCGCTCGGCGCGAGCTGGGTGGCCACCCGGACGCTGCTGCTGCTCCTGGTCACCGGCGTGCTCCGGATGCCCGGCGGGGACATCACCGCCGACGTCTGGCTGATCTACCACGGCTGGTACGGCGTCCTGCAGACCGGCACCTTCCCGCTGGACGACGTGACCTGGCAGTACCCGCCCGGCGCCGCCCTGGTGATCCTGCTGCCCGGCCTGCTGCCCTGGTCGTACCTGGTGTCGTTCTGGGTGATCTGCGGCATCGCCGACGCGCTCGCGATGGGCCTGCTGGTCCGCACCGGGCTGCGCAGGGGCCGGGCGCTGACCGGCGCCTGGGTCTGGGTGGCCGGCGTCCCGCTGCTCGGCCCGATGATCTACAACCGCTACGACGTGATCGTGACCGCGATCGCGGTGGCCGGGCTGCTGGCGCTGATCCGCCGGCCGGCGATCGGCGGTCTGCTGCTCGGGCTCGGCGGCATCGTCAAGATCTGGCCGCTGCTCGGCCTCATCGGCACCCCCTCCGGCCGCCGTACCCGGCGGTCCTGGACGGCCGCGGCCGCCACGACCGCCTCGATCGGCTTCCTGCTGGCGGCGGGGATGAACGGCGCGTTCGAGTTCCTGACGTTCCAGAAGGACCGCGGCATCGAGGTGGAGTCGGTCGGCGCGCTGCCGATCCACTTCGCCCGGATCGCCGGGAGCTGGGACGGCAAGGTGATGATGAACTACGGCTCGGTCGAGATGCTCGGGCCGTGGGTGCCGCTGGTCAGCAAGGTGATGCTGGCGGGTACCGTGCTCGGCTTCGGCTGGCTGCTGCTCTGGCGGTTCACCGCGCGCCGGCGCAACGCCGCCACCATGTACGACGCGGCGCTCGCCGCACTGCTGATCTTCACCGTGACCAGCCGGGTGATCAGCCCGCAGTACCTGGTCTGGCTGGTCGGCGCGGCGGCGGTCTGCCTGACCGTGCGCGGCACCAGCCAGCGGCCGGTGGCGCTGCTGATCCTGGCCGCGACCCCGCTGACGCTGGTGGAGTTCCCGCTGGTCTTCGGCGACGTGGTCGCCAGCAGGCCCGGCGCGATCGCCGTCCTGACCGCCCGCAACGTGCTGCTGCTGGTCGCGACCGTGCTGTCCTGCGTCCGGCTCTGGCGCTCGACCCGGCGCACCGACCGGGTGCCGGCCACCGTGGTGCTGCCCCGCGCCGAGCCGGTGCCGGCCGTCTCGTTCTCGGTGCGGCCGGGCATCGCGTACGAGCAGGACCTGCTGGACGGCATGGACCGGCCCGCGGCGCCGGCCGCGCCCGGCGAACGGCGCTGA
- a CDS encoding ArsA-related P-loop ATPase has translation MTATRTILVSGDPAAPEVAAATALHAARSGRRTLLLAADDPHRTLDAVLGVRLEAEPAGYAPGLAVARTDEQAAFRHALDEIGGRLKPALDLLGADPLDPEELTALPGTARLALLRALPAVEAEVLVVLAPPPADLIATLALPEQLERYLARLVPEQRQAARALRPLLAGLAGVPMPADWLYETRTKAAGALAAARAAITSPGTSVRLVTAADAHPFAELRRIRAGLALHGHCPDAVVVHGVLPDAAAESPDPWLAALAGRRRDELTALAATLDGIPLLTTGPAEATLEAVADRLYGAGSGPEARAAGPWTVEDRLAADGLLVWHLALPGAVREDLDLVRRGDELVVGLGAHRRVLALPSALRRCTVAGAGLRDGLLSIRFAPDPALWPR, from the coding sequence ATGACGGCGACACGCACCATCCTGGTCAGCGGCGACCCGGCGGCGCCCGAGGTGGCCGCCGCCACCGCCCTGCACGCCGCCCGGAGCGGCCGGCGCACCCTGCTCCTCGCGGCCGACGACCCGCACCGCACCCTGGACGCCGTGCTCGGCGTCCGGCTGGAGGCCGAGCCGGCCGGGTACGCGCCCGGTCTGGCCGTCGCCAGGACCGACGAGCAGGCCGCCTTCCGGCACGCGCTCGACGAGATCGGCGGCCGGCTCAAGCCCGCGCTCGACCTGCTCGGAGCCGACCCGCTGGATCCCGAGGAACTCACCGCGCTGCCCGGCACCGCCCGGCTCGCCCTGCTCCGGGCGCTGCCCGCCGTCGAGGCCGAGGTCCTGGTGGTGCTCGCCCCGCCGCCGGCCGACCTGATCGCCACCCTCGCCCTGCCCGAGCAGCTGGAGCGCTACCTGGCCCGGCTCGTCCCCGAGCAGCGCCAGGCCGCCCGGGCCCTGCGGCCCCTGCTGGCCGGCCTCGCCGGGGTCCCGATGCCTGCCGACTGGCTGTACGAGACCCGCACCAAGGCCGCCGGCGCGCTCGCCGCGGCCCGCGCCGCGATCACCTCGCCCGGCACCAGCGTCCGCCTGGTCACCGCCGCCGACGCCCACCCCTTCGCGGAACTGCGGCGGATCCGGGCCGGTCTCGCTCTGCACGGCCACTGCCCGGACGCCGTGGTGGTGCACGGCGTGCTGCCGGACGCCGCCGCCGAATCGCCCGACCCGTGGCTGGCCGCCCTGGCCGGTCGCCGCCGGGACGAGCTGACCGCGCTGGCCGCCACCCTGGACGGCATCCCGCTGCTGACCACCGGGCCCGCCGAGGCCACCCTGGAGGCCGTCGCCGACCGCCTCTACGGTGCCGGGTCCGGCCCGGAGGCACGGGCCGCCGGGCCGTGGACCGTCGAGGACCGGCTGGCCGCGGACGGCCTGCTGGTCTGGCACCTGGCGCTGCCCGGCGCCGTGCGGGAGGACCTGGACCTGGTCCGGCGCGGGGACGAGCTGGTGGTCGGCCTGGGCGCGCACCGCCGGGTGCTGGCCCTGCCGTCGGCGCTGCGGCGGTGCACGGTCGCCGGCGCGGGCCTGCGGGACGGGCTGCTGTCGATCCGCTTCGCTCCCGATCCGGCCCTCTGGCCGCGTTAG
- a CDS encoding C40 family peptidase, giving the protein MASHRRPKPAGRTRVSIMTGLAAAAVALSAQSGAHADPAPTKDQVKEQVDQLNEQAEVATEKYNGAQAKQQELQKQVAELQDKVARQQAVVTEAQGGLSEIAGEQYRTGGISQTVQLMLSASPDNFLSQADALNQAGSTQSGALKELQEQQRRLDQDRTETQTKLGELESTTQQLKTSKDEVQGKLAKAQQLLNTLTEQERQALRAAEEKAAAEAKAKADAAKAEAAKVAKAKADAERATRDTSRSDLSSPAPAASAPARPAAPAANGSRAAAAIAAAESKLGAPYVYGATGPNSFDCSGLTGWAYAQAGVSLPRTSQEQANAGTRIGSDISQAQPGDLVIFYGDRHHVGIYVGGGQVIHAPKPGASVRYESASNMPVNTIVRL; this is encoded by the coding sequence GTGGCGTCCCATCGTCGTCCCAAGCCCGCCGGCCGCACCCGGGTCTCGATCATGACCGGTCTCGCCGCCGCTGCCGTCGCCCTCTCCGCGCAGTCCGGCGCCCACGCCGACCCCGCGCCGACCAAGGACCAGGTCAAGGAGCAGGTCGACCAGCTCAACGAGCAGGCCGAGGTCGCGACCGAGAAGTACAACGGCGCCCAGGCCAAGCAGCAGGAGCTGCAGAAGCAGGTCGCCGAGCTGCAGGACAAGGTGGCCCGCCAGCAGGCCGTGGTGACGGAGGCCCAGGGCGGCCTCTCCGAGATCGCCGGCGAGCAGTACCGCACCGGCGGCATATCGCAGACCGTCCAGCTGATGCTGTCCGCCAGCCCGGACAACTTCCTCAGCCAGGCCGACGCCCTCAACCAGGCCGGCTCCACCCAGTCCGGCGCGCTGAAGGAGCTCCAGGAGCAGCAGCGCAGGCTCGACCAGGACCGCACCGAGACCCAGACCAAGCTCGGTGAGCTGGAGTCCACCACCCAGCAGCTGAAGACCTCCAAGGACGAGGTCCAGGGCAAGCTGGCGAAGGCCCAGCAGCTGCTCAACACGCTCACCGAGCAGGAGCGCCAGGCCCTGCGCGCGGCCGAGGAGAAGGCCGCCGCCGAGGCCAAGGCCAAGGCGGACGCCGCCAAGGCCGAGGCCGCCAAGGTCGCCAAGGCCAAGGCGGACGCCGAGCGCGCCACCCGCGACACCAGCCGCAGCGACCTGAGCTCCCCGGCTCCCGCCGCCTCGGCGCCCGCCAGGCCGGCCGCGCCGGCCGCCAACGGCTCGCGCGCCGCCGCCGCGATCGCCGCCGCCGAGAGCAAGCTCGGCGCCCCGTACGTCTACGGCGCCACCGGCCCGAACTCCTTCGACTGCTCCGGCCTCACCGGCTGGGCGTACGCCCAGGCGGGTGTGTCGCTGCCGCGCACCTCGCAGGAGCAGGCCAACGCCGGGACCCGGATCGGCTCGGACATCTCCCAGGCCCAGCCCGGCGATCTGGTGATCTTCTACGGCGACCGCCACCACGTCGGCATCTACGTCGGCGGTGGCCAGGTCATCCACGCCCCGAAGCCGGGCGCGTCGGTCCGCTACGAGTCGGCGTCCAACATGCCGGTCAACACCATCGTGCGCCTCTGA
- a CDS encoding endonuclease/exonuclease/phosphatase family protein translates to MTTAPAELPPPAPGRIRLLSYNIRSLRDDRHALARVIRACEPDLVCVQESPRYWRPEGQAGRLARATGTVVLSGGGRIAAGPLLLGRPGVRVLAVHDRLLPKTRGLHARGFATALVEVAGTAPFTVTSCHLSLDADERLRQFGLLTGQLRYAGPGVIAGDFNEHPDGPGWRSLAARLQDGYRVAPWGGEMTSVPENPYQRLDAVFATPDIEVLACGVPHGLPGVTGADLRAATDHLPVLAVLRPPAPGPGPAGR, encoded by the coding sequence ATGACCACCGCACCGGCCGAACTGCCGCCGCCCGCACCGGGCCGGATCCGGCTGCTCAGCTACAACATCCGCTCCCTGCGGGACGACCGGCACGCGCTCGCCCGGGTGATCCGGGCCTGCGAACCGGACCTGGTCTGCGTACAGGAGTCGCCGCGCTACTGGCGCCCCGAGGGGCAGGCCGGTCGGCTCGCCCGGGCGACCGGCACCGTGGTGCTGAGCGGCGGCGGCCGGATCGCCGCCGGGCCGCTGCTGCTCGGTCGGCCCGGCGTCCGGGTGCTGGCCGTCCACGACCGGCTGCTGCCGAAGACCAGGGGGCTGCACGCGCGCGGCTTCGCGACCGCGCTGGTCGAGGTGGCCGGCACGGCGCCGTTCACCGTCACCAGCTGCCACCTCAGCCTGGACGCGGACGAGCGGCTGCGGCAGTTCGGACTGCTCACCGGGCAACTGCGGTACGCGGGACCCGGAGTGATCGCCGGGGACTTCAACGAGCACCCGGACGGGCCCGGTTGGCGCTCGCTGGCCGCCCGGCTCCAGGACGGGTACCGGGTGGCGCCCTGGGGCGGCGAGATGACCTCCGTCCCGGAGAACCCCTACCAGCGGCTCGACGCCGTCTTCGCCACCCCCGACATCGAGGTGCTGGCCTGCGGTGTCCCGCACGGGCTGCCCGGCGTCACCGGGGCCGACCTGCGGGCCGCCACCGACCACCTGCCGGTGCTGGCCGTGCTCCGGCCGCCCGCACCGGGGCCGGGTCCGGCCGGCCGTTGA
- a CDS encoding glycosyltransferase family 4 protein has translation MHKTLIVTNDFPPRPGGIQAFVHNMAVRQPAGSIVVYASTWRDGTEVARFDAEQPFPVVRDRTKVMVPTPRVTRRAAEILRAEGCDSVWFGAAAPLGLMAPALRRAGAGRLLGMTHGHEAAWAQLPVARQLLRRIGEGTDVLTYLGEYTRSRIAAAVGPEPAARMAQLPPGVDERTFHPDSGGAAVRERLGLADRPVVVCVSRLVPRKGQDTLIEAMPQILAEVPDAVLLIVGGGPYRAELEKLVDARGVRSAVRFTGSVPWEELPAHYGAGDVFAMPCRTRRGGLDVEGLGIVYLEASATGLPVVAGDSGGAPDAVLEGETGYVVPGGTPSAAAERIVRLLRDEELRRRMGEAGRRWVDRSWRWDLLAGRLTSLLAG, from the coding sequence ATGCACAAGACCTTGATCGTCACCAACGACTTCCCGCCGAGGCCCGGCGGCATCCAGGCCTTCGTGCACAACATGGCCGTCCGTCAGCCCGCAGGAAGCATCGTGGTGTACGCCTCCACCTGGCGCGACGGCACCGAGGTCGCGCGCTTCGACGCCGAGCAGCCCTTCCCGGTGGTCCGCGACCGCACGAAGGTGATGGTTCCCACACCCCGGGTCACCCGGCGGGCGGCCGAGATCCTGCGGGCGGAGGGCTGCGACTCGGTCTGGTTCGGCGCCGCCGCGCCGCTCGGGCTGATGGCCCCCGCGCTGCGCCGGGCCGGGGCCGGCCGGCTGCTCGGCATGACCCACGGGCACGAGGCCGCCTGGGCCCAGCTGCCGGTGGCCCGGCAGCTGCTGCGCCGGATCGGCGAGGGCACCGACGTGCTCACCTACCTCGGCGAGTACACCCGCTCCCGGATCGCAGCGGCGGTCGGCCCGGAGCCGGCCGCGCGGATGGCGCAGCTGCCGCCCGGCGTGGACGAGCGGACCTTCCACCCGGACTCCGGCGGTGCCGCGGTGCGCGAGCGGCTCGGGCTGGCGGACCGGCCGGTGGTGGTCTGCGTCTCCCGGCTGGTGCCGCGCAAGGGGCAGGACACCCTGATCGAGGCGATGCCGCAGATCCTCGCCGAGGTGCCGGACGCCGTGCTGCTGATCGTCGGCGGCGGCCCGTACCGGGCGGAGCTGGAGAAGCTGGTGGACGCCCGGGGCGTGCGCTCCGCCGTCCGGTTCACCGGCTCGGTGCCGTGGGAGGAGCTGCCCGCGCACTACGGCGCCGGCGACGTCTTCGCCATGCCGTGCCGCACCCGGCGCGGCGGACTGGACGTCGAGGGGCTCGGCATCGTCTACCTGGAGGCCTCGGCCACCGGTCTGCCGGTGGTGGCGGGGGACTCCGGCGGCGCGCCGGACGCGGTGCTGGAGGGCGAGACCGGCTACGTGGTGCCGGGCGGCACGCCCTCGGCGGCGGCGGAGCGGATCGTCCGGCTGCTGCGGGACGAGGAGCTGCGGCGGCGGATGGGCGAGGCCGGGCGGCGCTGGGTGGACCGCTCCTGGCGCTGGGACCTGCTGGCCGGGCGGCTGACCTCGCTGCTGGCGGGCTGA